From Juglans regia cultivar Chandler chromosome 8, Walnut 2.0, whole genome shotgun sequence, the proteins below share one genomic window:
- the LOC108980299 gene encoding uncharacterized protein LOC108980299, producing MQVLGVKMRDFPSCFGENGVQVADSSSSSTSKAAQNLVTCVYQCCLRGRSCLITVTWSKNLMGQCLGIGIDDSSNQCLCKVDIKPWFFSKRRVSKSLEKYSCKIDIFWDLSAAKFGPGPEPLEGFYVAFVVDRQMVLLLGDLRKEAFKKTNASPVPSNAVFIAKREHIYGKKVFSTKVQFCDSGQIHDLVVECDTTGVNDPCLMIRVDSKPVMQVKQLRWKFRGNHTILVDGLAVEVFWDVYNWLFGASLGNAVFMFKTCLSAEKLWASQPISNPNPFPWSCSQRFSGSETQCLGFSLILYAWKNE from the coding sequence ATGCAAGTTCTCGGGGTGAAGATGAGAGATTTCCCATCTTGTTTTGGTGAAAATGGGGTTCAGGTTGCTGATTCTTCCTCGTCCAGCACGAGCAAGGCTGCCCAGAATTTAGTAACTTGTGTCTATCAATGCTGTTTACGAGGTCGGTCTTGCTTGATTACTGTCACATGGAGTAAGAACTTAATGGGCCAATGCCTTGGAATTGGGATCGATGACTCATCAAATCAGTGTCTGTGTAAGGTCGATATTAAACCCTGGTTTTTCTCCAAGAGGAGAGTGTCCAAGAGCTTAGAAAAATATTCTTGTAAAATCGATATATTTTGGGACCTTTCTGCGGCCAAGTTTGGTCCTGGGCCTGAGCCTTTGGAGGGATTTTATGTTGCGTTTGTTGTTGATCGACAAATGGTTCTTCTTCTTGGGGATTTGAGAAAAGAAGCTTTCAAGAAAACTAATGCCAGCCCTGTGCCTTCTAATGCTGTTTTCATTGCCAAGAGAGAGCATATTTATGGCAAGAAAGTGTTTAGTACCAAAGTTCAATTTTGTGACAGTggtcaaattcatgatcttgtgGTCGAATGTGACACTACTGGTGTCAATGATCCATGCCTGATGATCCGCGTAGATAGCAAGCCAGTAATGCAGGTAAAGCAGCTTCGATGGAAGTTCCGGGGGAACCATACCATCTTGGTTGATGGGCTTGCTGTAGAAGTTTTCTGGGATGTTTATAATTGGCTCTTTGGTGCATCACTAGGAAATGCTGTTTTTATGTTCAAGACATGCCTCTCGGCTGAGAAGTTGTGGGCTAGCCAACCCATTTCCAATCCAAATCCATTTCCGTGGTCTTGCTCGCAAAGATTTTCGGGTTCCGAAACACAATGTCTTGGCTTCTCACTGATCTTGTATGCTTGGAAAAATGAATAG